A region from the Oceanidesulfovibrio marinus genome encodes:
- a CDS encoding PAS domain S-box protein, with amino-acid sequence MTGTNRKGGSSRHPEQELEEARKRIAELEAELQACSEKSHQEIERFKRLFEEAPLGYQSLDEHGNFLEVNQRWLDLLGYSRDEVIGRNFSEFLPPEWRQHFAENFPRFKAIGEILGVEFELARKDGSTFLVSFNGRIGRDTDGGFQQTHCVFHDITERRRFEEALRKSEATLHAVVNGSPVPTFVIDKDHTVIHWNKAIENISGVDAASILGTNRHWSAFYTNARPCLCDLVVDGKYDDIHTLYPGVTQPSPLLSNCYNITDFYPELGESGAWLSFTAAPIVDAFGEILGAVEVLEDVTEQKSSEAALRESRELYRELSDATFEAIILSSDGLCIGHNTTAERMFGYAGQDLMDSQCQQLVHPDYREAAQEYILSDREDPFETVALRKDGSSFPCEMQGRTTNGGGAAVRVVALRDITLRKQSEKELCESEERYRLLVENVNDLVVKVDPEGRFLFVSPSYCELFGLRPEDLLNKQFMPLVHEEDREATAEAMKALFEPPHTAYVIQRAMTEHGWRWLAWSDKAILDENGEIVSIVGIGRDITERKQAEEALKKREAELESIFRAAPIGIGVVVDRVFTKINTSLMEMTGYSREELLGHSSRLIYPDEAEYDRIGAEKSVQFAKEGMGTLETRWRRKNGELFDVLVSSAPLSPGDPSAGDTFIAVDITERNKTLAALRKSEEQFRTLYENAPVGILQTTLNGRYLNANPQLAAMYGYDSAEELLDHVHSIGEEIYADSEERERLIEQILLRGEVKYHESKRRRRNGEEFWVSMSLRAAYDEDGAIEHLDGFTIDITQRKWMEETLRDRELKFRNFFEHSAEGILLSSDKNIITEANPAAAEILGYASADELIGTVSTDLLHPDDVAQVPLANTLPEAKKGGVIKIERRYRRADGSYVPVDSTIKFLADTGIHHVIFRDITERKKAEAVLVQAKEAAEAASRTKSEFLANMSHEIRTPLNGMLGMLQLLLTTGLNEEQQDYVDTAVQACRRLTRLLSDILDLSRVEAGKIHLQIETFDLPDLLQQSLDLFQPMAEQSAVQLVLDVDPTLPRFVKGDPARLLQVLNNLVGNSMKFTHAGSVQVSSRLVSSPKSEQIQVLFSVTDTGIGIPSDKFHTLFEPFTQVNEGFTRQYQGAGLGLSICKRLVDLMGGDISVESEMGRGTTVLFLVPLSIAEETAEHQDAEAKADASPASLRVLLVEDDPASALSLRRLLEKHGHDVSSAQNGKQALDMLAKAPFDAVLMDIQMPVMDGVEATRAIRRGDIGQDKSKVPIIALTAHAMIGDKDALLESGMDDYISKPVNIRALLEILANISPAAA; translated from the coding sequence ATGACAGGCACGAATCGCAAAGGCGGCTCTTCCAGGCACCCTGAGCAGGAGCTGGAAGAAGCCCGCAAGCGCATCGCGGAGCTTGAAGCGGAGCTGCAAGCCTGCTCGGAAAAGTCGCATCAGGAGATCGAGCGTTTCAAGCGCCTCTTCGAGGAAGCGCCCCTGGGCTACCAGTCCCTGGACGAGCATGGAAACTTTCTGGAGGTCAACCAGAGGTGGCTTGATTTGCTGGGATATTCCCGCGACGAGGTCATCGGCAGAAACTTCAGCGAGTTCCTCCCCCCGGAGTGGCGGCAGCATTTTGCCGAAAATTTTCCCCGCTTCAAGGCCATCGGCGAGATCCTCGGTGTGGAGTTCGAGCTCGCCCGCAAGGACGGCTCAACCTTTCTCGTCTCCTTCAACGGTCGCATCGGCCGGGACACGGACGGCGGCTTTCAGCAGACCCACTGCGTTTTCCACGACATAACGGAGCGCCGGCGCTTCGAAGAGGCCCTGCGCAAGAGCGAGGCCACGCTGCACGCCGTGGTCAACGGCTCGCCGGTGCCTACCTTCGTTATCGACAAGGACCACACGGTCATCCACTGGAACAAGGCCATCGAGAATATTTCCGGTGTCGATGCCGCAAGCATCCTGGGCACGAACCGGCACTGGTCGGCCTTCTATACCAACGCCCGGCCATGCCTCTGCGACCTCGTGGTCGATGGCAAATACGACGACATCCACACGCTTTACCCCGGCGTCACGCAGCCCTCTCCCCTGCTTTCGAACTGCTACAACATCACGGACTTTTATCCGGAGCTCGGCGAGTCCGGCGCCTGGCTCTCCTTCACCGCGGCCCCCATTGTGGACGCCTTTGGCGAGATACTCGGCGCCGTGGAGGTGCTGGAGGACGTCACCGAGCAAAAGTCCTCGGAAGCCGCCCTGCGCGAGAGCAGAGAGCTGTATCGCGAGCTTTCCGACGCCACCTTCGAGGCCATCATCCTCTCCAGCGACGGCCTCTGCATCGGCCACAACACCACCGCGGAGCGCATGTTCGGATACGCCGGGCAGGACCTCATGGACTCCCAGTGCCAGCAGCTGGTCCACCCCGACTACCGCGAGGCGGCGCAGGAATACATTCTTTCGGACAGGGAAGATCCTTTCGAGACCGTGGCCCTGCGCAAGGACGGCTCCTCCTTCCCCTGCGAGATGCAGGGCCGGACCACCAACGGCGGGGGCGCCGCCGTCCGCGTGGTTGCCCTGCGTGACATCACGTTGCGCAAGCAGTCCGAAAAGGAGCTGTGCGAAAGCGAGGAGCGCTACCGCCTGCTGGTTGAGAACGTGAACGATCTGGTGGTCAAGGTGGACCCGGAGGGCCGCTTCCTCTTTGTCAGCCCCAGCTACTGCGAGCTCTTCGGCCTGCGCCCCGAAGACCTCCTGAACAAGCAGTTCATGCCGCTGGTGCACGAGGAGGACCGGGAGGCCACGGCCGAGGCCATGAAAGCCCTGTTCGAGCCACCGCACACGGCGTACGTGATCCAGCGCGCCATGACCGAGCACGGCTGGCGCTGGCTGGCGTGGTCGGACAAGGCGATTCTCGACGAGAACGGCGAGATTGTCTCCATCGTGGGCATCGGCCGGGACATAACGGAGCGCAAGCAAGCCGAGGAAGCTCTGAAGAAACGCGAGGCCGAGCTGGAGAGCATTTTCCGCGCCGCTCCCATCGGCATCGGCGTGGTGGTCGACCGCGTGTTCACCAAGATCAACACCAGCCTCATGGAAATGACCGGCTACTCCCGCGAGGAGCTCCTGGGCCATAGCTCCCGCCTGATCTACCCCGACGAGGCCGAGTACGACCGCATCGGCGCAGAAAAGTCCGTGCAGTTCGCCAAGGAAGGCATGGGGACATTGGAAACGCGCTGGCGGCGTAAGAACGGGGAGCTCTTCGACGTCCTCGTGAGTTCCGCGCCCCTCTCACCCGGCGATCCTTCGGCCGGAGACACTTTCATTGCCGTGGACATCACCGAGCGCAACAAGACCCTGGCAGCGCTCCGGAAGAGCGAAGAGCAGTTCCGCACCCTCTACGAGAACGCCCCGGTAGGCATCCTCCAGACCACGCTGAACGGCCGTTACCTCAACGCCAATCCCCAGCTTGCGGCCATGTACGGCTATGATTCCGCGGAAGAGCTGCTCGACCACGTGCACTCCATAGGCGAGGAGATCTACGCCGACTCCGAGGAGCGCGAACGGCTCATCGAGCAAATCCTCCTCCGCGGTGAGGTGAAGTACCACGAGAGCAAGCGCCGCCGGCGCAATGGCGAGGAGTTCTGGGTTTCCATGAGCCTGCGCGCAGCCTATGACGAGGATGGCGCAATAGAGCACCTCGACGGCTTCACCATCGACATCACCCAGCGCAAGTGGATGGAGGAGACTCTGCGGGACCGCGAGCTCAAGTTCCGCAACTTCTTCGAGCACTCGGCCGAAGGCATTTTGCTGAGCTCTGACAAAAACATAATCACCGAAGCCAATCCGGCGGCGGCCGAGATCCTGGGCTACGCCTCGGCGGACGAGCTTATCGGCACGGTCTCCACGGACTTGCTCCACCCGGACGACGTCGCCCAGGTGCCCCTCGCCAACACCCTGCCCGAGGCCAAGAAGGGCGGCGTGATCAAGATCGAACGCCGCTACCGCCGCGCCGACGGCAGCTACGTGCCTGTGGACTCCACCATCAAGTTCCTTGCGGACACGGGGATACACCACGTCATTTTCCGCGACATCACGGAGCGCAAGAAGGCCGAGGCCGTGCTGGTGCAGGCCAAAGAGGCGGCCGAGGCGGCCAGCCGCACAAAGTCCGAGTTCCTGGCGAACATGAGCCACGAGATCCGCACGCCCCTCAACGGCATGCTTGGCATGCTCCAGCTCCTGCTCACCACGGGGCTCAACGAGGAGCAGCAGGACTATGTGGACACAGCCGTCCAGGCCTGCCGGCGGCTCACGCGGCTCCTTTCCGACATTCTGGACCTCTCGCGCGTGGAGGCCGGCAAGATCCACCTCCAGATAGAAACCTTCGACCTGCCTGATCTGCTCCAGCAAAGCCTGGACCTGTTCCAGCCCATGGCCGAGCAGTCCGCCGTGCAGCTCGTTCTGGATGTCGACCCCACCCTGCCGCGGTTCGTCAAGGGCGACCCGGCCCGGTTGCTGCAAGTGCTCAACAACCTCGTTGGCAACTCCATGAAGTTCACCCATGCCGGCAGCGTCCAGGTGTCGTCGCGGCTCGTGTCCTCGCCAAAATCGGAGCAGATTCAGGTGCTTTTCTCGGTAACGGACACCGGCATCGGCATCCCGAGCGACAAGTTCCACACGCTGTTCGAACCCTTCACCCAGGTCAACGAAGGCTTCACGCGCCAGTACCAGGGCGCCGGCCTGGGGCTCTCCATCTGTAAACGCCTTGTCGATCTCATGGGCGGCGACATCTCCGTGGAAAGCGAGATGGGCCGCGGGACCACGGTCCTCTTCCTCGTGCCGCTCAGCATTGCCGAAGAAACGGCGGAGCACCAGGATGCAGAGGCGAAGGCCGACGCTTCTCCGGCCAGTCTCCGGGTTCTGCTGGTGGAAGATGACCCGGCCAGCGCGCTCTCCCTGCGCAGGCTCCTGGAGAAACACGGCCACGATGTCTCGTCCGCCCAGAACGGGAAACAGGCGCTGGACATGCTCGCCAAGGCACCCTTCGATGCGGTGCTCATGGACATTCAGATGCCGGTCATGGACGGCGTGGAGGCCACGCGGGCCATCCGGCGCGGCGACATCGGCCAGGACAAGAGCAAGGTTCCCATCATCGCGCTCACGGCCCACGCCATGATCGGGGACAAGGACGCCCTGCTCGAGTCCGGCATGGACGACTACATCTCCAAGCCGGTGAACATACGCGCGCTGCTCGAAATCCTCGCCAACATCTCACCCGCCGCAGCTTAG
- a CDS encoding Fur family transcriptional regulator: MNNNTHTHPTEKDSASASLAFRTACRRAGLKVTHQREVIFEEISRARDHPSAEKLFQRVRGRIPSVSIDTVYRTLDMLEDAGFVVKIRVRGATRFDGDVSDHHHFCCSVCGRVYDFAWREFDALEPPEAARECGEIRSSRVVLEGVCSRCAATREDETAAAHGCGDKTTTRQQNQ, translated from the coding sequence ATGAACAACAACACGCACACACATCCCACGGAAAAAGACAGCGCGTCCGCCAGCCTTGCCTTTCGCACGGCGTGCCGCCGCGCTGGTCTCAAGGTGACGCACCAGCGGGAAGTGATCTTCGAGGAGATCTCCCGGGCCCGTGACCATCCCTCGGCAGAAAAGCTCTTCCAGCGGGTGCGCGGGCGTATTCCGTCCGTCTCCATCGATACGGTGTACCGCACCCTGGACATGCTCGAAGATGCGGGCTTTGTCGTCAAGATCAGAGTGCGCGGAGCAACGCGGTTCGACGGGGACGTCTCGGACCACCACCATTTTTGCTGCAGTGTGTGCGGACGGGTATATGATTTTGCATGGCGCGAGTTCGACGCGCTTGAGCCGCCCGAGGCGGCCAGGGAGTGCGGCGAGATTCGTTCCAGCCGCGTCGTGCTGGAAGGCGTATGCAGTCGATGCGCCGCGACAAGGGAAGACGAAACCGCAGCTGCGCATGGCTGCGGGGACAAGACAACGACACGACAACAAAACCAGTAA
- a CDS encoding rubrerythrin family protein has translation MSKTEKNLQEAFAGESQANRKYLAFADKADKDGYGRVAKLFRAAAAAETVHAHAHLRAMNGIGTTEDNLKEAVAGETHEFKEMYPEMIVDAEAEGATQALRSFTFANEVEKVHANLYQKALDNLDDQSDVDYYVCSICGYTCEGEAPDQCPVCKAGKKAFFMVD, from the coding sequence ATGTCCAAGACCGAGAAGAATCTGCAGGAGGCGTTTGCAGGCGAGTCCCAAGCCAACCGTAAGTATCTGGCCTTTGCCGACAAGGCAGACAAGGACGGCTACGGCCGTGTGGCCAAGCTCTTCCGCGCCGCCGCGGCGGCCGAGACCGTGCACGCCCATGCGCACCTTCGCGCCATGAACGGCATCGGCACCACAGAGGACAACCTGAAGGAAGCTGTGGCCGGCGAGACGCACGAGTTCAAGGAAATGTACCCGGAGATGATCGTGGACGCCGAGGCCGAAGGCGCGACCCAGGCCCTGCGCTCCTTCACCTTTGCCAACGAGGTGGAGAAGGTGCACGCCAATCTCTACCAGAAGGCCCTGGACAACCTGGACGACCAGTCCGATGTGGACTATTACGTATGCTCGATATGCGGCTACACGTGTGAAGGCGAAGCCCCGGACCAGTGCCCCGTGTGCAAGGCCGGCAAGAAAGCATTCTTTATGGTCGATTAA
- a CDS encoding rubredoxin codes for MEKWECPCGYVYDPEDGDPENGVQPGTPWEQVPEDWVCPKCGALKEYFEKVD; via the coding sequence ATGGAAAAGTGGGAATGCCCATGCGGCTACGTGTACGATCCGGAAGACGGCGACCCTGAGAACGGCGTCCAGCCCGGTACGCCCTGGGAGCAGGTACCCGAGGACTGGGTCTGCCCCAAGTGCGGAGCATTGAAGGAATACTTCGAGAAAGTCGACTAG
- a CDS encoding HDOD domain-containing protein, producing MTEEEKRHAAQERVDRRFMGVSRDNPITALMYSLALEREQGEFAGEPCFTDTMHQPLPNAQQYLQMKSKVSLLPLDTLKEKMKLPSMPHVVMQLQSAIMREASSHEIASIIGLDPKLTAAVLSLVNSPLYAMPSKVESLERAITVIGNNGVSSLALGVYLLSMFEDTAPQELPLETFWKHSIASAVLANKIARLCNKPEPERFLVAGLLHDLGQILLFSRYPSLARVTLAMQQELDMPLHEAEYVLFDVDHTTIGGVLFGEWSLPRSIVNSALYHHDAEASLGHEAPEVVYVANQMATALGIGCNRLYTADPGEAIWESLGLREEDVRAMVQNVDEQLWAMFHTIFPGKG from the coding sequence ATGACTGAAGAAGAAAAAAGGCATGCGGCGCAGGAGCGAGTGGACAGGCGGTTCATGGGTGTCTCCCGGGACAACCCCATCACGGCGCTGATGTACTCGCTGGCCCTGGAGAGAGAGCAGGGCGAGTTCGCCGGCGAGCCGTGTTTTACCGACACCATGCATCAGCCGCTTCCCAATGCGCAGCAGTATCTCCAGATGAAGTCCAAAGTGAGCCTGCTGCCGCTGGACACGCTCAAGGAGAAGATGAAGCTGCCGTCCATGCCACACGTGGTCATGCAGCTGCAAAGCGCCATTATGCGCGAGGCCTCGTCCCACGAGATAGCGAGCATCATCGGGCTGGACCCCAAGCTGACCGCCGCGGTCCTGAGCCTGGTCAACAGCCCGCTGTACGCCATGCCGTCCAAGGTGGAGTCCCTGGAGCGGGCAATCACCGTCATTGGCAACAACGGTGTCTCTTCGCTCGCATTGGGCGTGTACCTGCTTTCCATGTTCGAGGACACGGCGCCACAGGAGCTGCCGCTGGAGACGTTCTGGAAACATTCCATCGCCAGCGCGGTGCTGGCGAACAAGATCGCCCGGCTGTGCAACAAACCGGAGCCCGAGCGTTTTCTGGTGGCCGGGCTGCTGCACGATCTTGGTCAGATACTGCTGTTCTCCCGCTATCCAAGCCTTGCCAGGGTGACGCTGGCCATGCAGCAGGAGCTGGATATGCCGCTGCACGAGGCGGAGTACGTGCTCTTCGATGTGGACCACACGACCATCGGCGGTGTGCTCTTCGGCGAGTGGAGCCTGCCACGCAGCATCGTCAACTCGGCGCTGTACCACCATGACGCGGAGGCGAGTCTGGGCCACGAGGCGCCCGAGGTCGTCTATGTCGCCAATCAGATGGCCACGGCACTGGGCATCGGCTGCAATCGGCTCTACACCGCAGACCCGGGGGAGGCCATCTGGGAAAGCCTGGGGCTCAGGGAAGAGGATGTCCGCGCCATGGTGCAGAACGTGGACGAGCAGCTCTGGGCCATGTTCCACACCATTTTTCCGGGCAAAGGGTGA
- a CDS encoding efflux RND transporter permease subunit: protein MTRLASFSVGRPVFTTMATLIVVILGAVSLSRLPIDLMPDITYPTLSIRTEYENAGSQEVETLITEPIEQAIAAVPGVEEISSASMEGQSDVRVSFVWGTDLDAAANDLRDRLDRVIPNLPEDADRPMLRKFDLASAPVLILAASSKLDPVQMQDILENQVRYRIERVPGVAALNIWGGLDREIHVGLVPERLKALDIPLDTIITRIKASNLNLPAGVLETPTLELSIRTPGEYANLDELAATVIAVRRGAVVRLRDIAEIEDSWERVTRLVRVNGEPGVRLSVNKQSGTNTVEVVSRVLEELENINRDIPQIRLRSIIDTSTYIKNSIANVSNSLLYGGIFAVLVLLFFLRNVRSTLVVAAAIPISIIATFMLIYFGGFTLNIMTLGGLALGVGMLVDNAIVVLENIYRLREEGMSRKAAAIQGASEVSGAIVASTLTTLVVFLPMIFIRGMAGIMFKQLAYVVSFSLLCSLGVALTLVPMLASSVVAHAGPAGAAHWNILKRASAAIGRLLAGLESSYKSLLHGCLRHRGLTVALAMLLLAGSIALIPLIGSEMMPRADEGEVRIYVEMEVGTKLDRLDEAVQPIEAIVRKKVPEAQNVITLLGSSGWRNLGSHAGQIRISLKPQKERNRTSHEIADGLRAKLAGIPGVTTRVRSRQELFVMRMVSTEGSDSLEVLVRGYDLETADALAQEVKRAMLKVRGVTDADIERESGAPERLIHVDRSKAESMGVDVSQVANVLQTSLSGTQAGNFREGGDEYAILVKLKDAEHISLDSVLDLTVTNDQGQPVVLRNLVSVEPDTGPVRIDRKDQERIITLDGDISGVDLGTVIRDLRKELEEVPVPQGFSLDISGDYEEQQKAFRELGLTFVLALVLVYMVMACLYESLRDPFVVMFSVPLAIIGVSLMLFLTHTTFNMQSYIGCIMLGGILVNNAILLVDQTNQLRKDEGMAISLAIEEAGRRRLRPILMTAMTTIFGLLPLALGIGEGGEAQAPMARAVIGGLASSTLITLVVVPVMYSFIARKDRATPAAGEDAVEDGSGEIGHRE from the coding sequence ATGACGCGCCTCGCCAGCTTTTCCGTGGGCCGTCCAGTCTTTACGACCATGGCCACGCTCATTGTCGTGATCCTGGGCGCCGTCTCGCTGAGCCGGCTGCCCATCGACCTGATGCCGGACATCACCTATCCCACCCTCTCCATCCGCACCGAGTATGAGAACGCCGGATCGCAGGAGGTGGAGACGCTCATCACCGAGCCCATCGAGCAGGCCATAGCCGCCGTACCGGGCGTGGAGGAGATATCCTCCGCCTCCATGGAGGGCCAGAGCGACGTGCGGGTCTCTTTCGTGTGGGGCACGGACCTGGACGCCGCGGCCAACGACCTGCGCGACCGGCTGGACCGCGTGATCCCCAACCTGCCCGAGGACGCCGATCGGCCCATGCTGCGCAAGTTCGACCTGGCCAGCGCGCCGGTGCTCATCCTGGCGGCCTCCAGCAAGCTGGACCCGGTACAGATGCAGGACATCCTGGAGAACCAGGTGCGCTACCGCATCGAGCGCGTGCCCGGCGTGGCCGCGCTGAACATCTGGGGCGGCCTGGACCGCGAGATCCACGTGGGCCTTGTGCCCGAGCGGCTCAAGGCGCTGGACATTCCCCTGGACACGATCATCACGCGGATCAAGGCCTCCAACCTGAACCTGCCGGCCGGCGTGCTGGAAACGCCCACCCTGGAGCTCTCCATCCGCACTCCCGGCGAGTACGCCAACCTGGACGAGCTGGCCGCCACGGTCATTGCCGTGCGCAGGGGCGCGGTGGTGCGGCTGCGCGACATTGCCGAGATCGAGGACTCCTGGGAGCGAGTCACGCGCTTGGTCCGCGTGAACGGCGAGCCCGGCGTGCGGCTCTCGGTGAACAAGCAGTCGGGCACCAACACCGTTGAGGTGGTCAGCCGGGTGCTGGAGGAACTCGAGAACATCAACCGCGACATCCCCCAGATCCGGCTGCGCTCCATCATCGACACCTCCACCTACATCAAGAACTCCATCGCCAACGTCAGCAACTCCCTGCTCTACGGCGGCATCTTCGCCGTGCTGGTGCTGCTCTTCTTCCTGCGCAACGTGCGCAGCACCCTGGTGGTGGCGGCGGCCATCCCCATCTCCATCATCGCCACCTTCATGCTCATCTACTTCGGCGGCTTCACGCTGAACATCATGACCCTGGGCGGCCTGGCCCTGGGCGTGGGCATGCTGGTGGACAACGCCATCGTGGTGCTGGAGAACATCTACCGCCTGCGCGAGGAAGGCATGTCCCGGAAGGCGGCCGCCATCCAGGGAGCCAGCGAGGTCTCCGGCGCCATCGTGGCCAGCACGCTCACCACCCTGGTGGTCTTCCTGCCCATGATCTTCATCCGCGGCATGGCCGGCATCATGTTCAAGCAGCTCGCCTACGTGGTGAGCTTCTCCCTGCTCTGCTCCCTGGGCGTGGCGCTCACCCTGGTGCCCATGCTCGCCTCCTCCGTCGTGGCCCATGCAGGACCTGCCGGCGCAGCCCACTGGAATATCCTCAAGCGCGCTTCGGCGGCCATCGGCCGGCTCCTGGCCGGGCTGGAAAGCTCCTACAAGTCGCTGCTGCACGGCTGCCTGAGACACCGCGGGCTGACCGTTGCTCTTGCGATGCTCCTGCTCGCCGGCAGCATCGCGCTCATCCCGCTCATCGGCTCGGAAATGATGCCCAGGGCCGATGAGGGCGAGGTGCGCATCTACGTCGAAATGGAAGTCGGCACCAAGCTCGACAGGCTGGACGAGGCGGTCCAGCCGATCGAGGCCATTGTGCGCAAGAAGGTGCCGGAAGCCCAGAACGTCATCACCCTGCTCGGCAGCTCGGGCTGGCGCAACCTGGGCTCTCATGCCGGCCAGATACGCATCAGCCTGAAGCCCCAGAAGGAACGCAACCGTACGAGCCACGAGATTGCCGACGGCCTGCGCGCCAAACTCGCGGGCATACCGGGCGTGACCACCCGGGTCCGTTCCAGGCAGGAACTTTTCGTGATGCGCATGGTTTCCACGGAAGGCTCGGACTCGCTTGAGGTGCTCGTCCGCGGCTACGACCTGGAGACCGCCGACGCCCTGGCCCAGGAAGTGAAACGCGCCATGCTCAAGGTGCGCGGCGTTACCGACGCCGATATCGAACGCGAATCCGGCGCGCCCGAACGGCTCATCCACGTGGACCGCTCCAAAGCGGAAAGCATGGGCGTGGACGTTTCTCAGGTCGCCAATGTTCTCCAGACCTCGCTCTCGGGCACCCAGGCAGGCAACTTCCGCGAAGGCGGCGACGAGTACGCCATCCTGGTCAAGCTCAAGGACGCCGAGCACATCAGCCTGGATTCGGTCCTGGACCTGACCGTGACCAACGACCAGGGCCAACCCGTGGTGCTGCGCAACCTGGTGAGCGTAGAGCCGGACACCGGACCGGTGCGGATAGACCGCAAGGACCAGGAGCGTATCATCACCCTGGACGGCGATATATCGGGCGTGGACCTCGGCACGGTCATCAGGGATCTGCGCAAGGAGCTGGAGGAGGTGCCGGTTCCACAAGGGTTCAGTCTGGACATCAGCGGCGACTATGAAGAGCAGCAGAAGGCGTTCCGAGAGCTGGGGCTGACCTTCGTCCTGGCCCTGGTCCTGGTCTACATGGTCATGGCCTGCCTGTACGAGAGCCTGCGCGACCCCTTTGTGGTCATGTTCTCCGTACCCCTGGCCATCATCGGCGTCTCGCTGATGCTCTTCCTCACGCACACCACCTTCAACATGCAGTCGTACATCGGCTGCATCATGCTCGGCGGCATACTGGTGAACAACGCCATCCTGCTGGTGGACCAGACCAACCAGCTGCGCAAGGACGAGGGCATGGCCATATCCCTGGCCATCGAGGAAGCCGGCCGCCGCCGGCTGCGGCCCATCCTGATGACCGCGATGACCACCATCTTCGGCCTGCTGCCGCTGGCATTGGGCATCGGCGAAGGCGGCGAGGCCCAGGCGCCTATGGCTCGTGCGGTTATCGGCGGCCTGGCCAGCTCCACCCTGATCACCCTGGTGGTGGTGCCGGTCATGTACTCGTTCATCGCGCGCAAGGACCGCGCAACGCCGGCGGCTGGTGAAGACGCCGTGGAAGACGGATCAGGCGAAATCGGCCACCGAGAGTGA
- a CDS encoding efflux RND transporter periplasmic adaptor subunit, producing MKKTTAAVIAALLLGLVGWQVAERISATGASTSKSKGPRAVPVMLEPVRTMNLQHVAEFTGTLESSARFTVAPKISGRIESLYVDIGDQVTNGQLLAELDSNEYALQVGEAKAALEVARATVIEAQSALDVAERDLRRSRDLHTKNAVSQSELDQALAEFESSRARLQVAQAQVRQMEAALEAARVRLDYTRIHARWDDPDAHRLVGERFVDEGDMVDSNDPIVSVVALDELRAVINVIERDFPYVHAGQPAEIAADAYPDRTFPGTVSRVAPVLQESSRQARVEIVVPNAERLLAPGMFVRARLRFEEREDVTAVPQAALARRDNSQGVFLAVDNASDARFVPFTPGINQDGWVEVLGDAKDALAGGRVVTLGKHLLEDGSAIALPAPDTPMIAPNPDAATNASDKSPQRNNSKDASTLPAAEDAAASANRTQS from the coding sequence ATGAAAAAAACGACCGCCGCCGTCATTGCGGCGCTTTTGCTGGGTCTGGTGGGGTGGCAGGTGGCGGAGCGCATATCCGCTACCGGGGCCTCCACGTCCAAGTCCAAAGGCCCCCGCGCCGTGCCTGTGATGCTGGAGCCCGTGCGCACCATGAACCTCCAGCACGTGGCCGAGTTCACCGGCACGCTGGAGTCCAGCGCACGATTCACCGTGGCGCCCAAGATCTCCGGCCGCATCGAAAGCCTGTACGTGGACATCGGCGACCAGGTCACCAACGGCCAGCTCCTGGCCGAGCTGGACAGCAATGAGTACGCCCTGCAGGTAGGCGAGGCCAAGGCTGCGCTGGAGGTTGCGCGAGCCACGGTCATCGAGGCCCAGAGCGCTCTGGACGTGGCCGAGCGCGACTTGAGGCGCTCCAGGGATCTGCACACCAAGAACGCCGTGTCCCAGTCCGAGCTGGACCAGGCCCTGGCCGAGTTCGAATCCAGCCGCGCCAGGCTGCAGGTGGCCCAGGCCCAGGTGCGCCAGATGGAGGCGGCCCTGGAGGCTGCCCGCGTCCGGCTGGACTACACCCGCATCCACGCCCGCTGGGACGACCCGGACGCCCACCGCCTGGTGGGCGAGCGCTTTGTGGACGAAGGCGACATGGTGGACTCCAACGACCCCATCGTCTCCGTGGTGGCTCTGGACGAGCTGCGCGCCGTCATCAACGTCATCGAGCGCGACTTCCCGTACGTGCATGCCGGTCAGCCGGCCGAGATCGCTGCCGACGCCTACCCGGACAGGACCTTCCCCGGCACGGTCTCCCGCGTGGCTCCGGTGCTGCAGGAGTCCTCCCGCCAGGCGCGGGTAGAGATCGTGGTGCCCAATGCGGAGCGGCTGCTCGCTCCGGGCATGTTCGTGCGCGCCAGGCTGCGCTTCGAGGAGCGCGAGGACGTCACAGCCGTGCCCCAGGCAGCCCTGGCCCGACGCGATAACAGCCAGGGCGTGTTCCTGGCCGTGGACAACGCCTCTGACGCGCGGTTCGTGCCCTTCACCCCGGGCATCAACCAGGACGGCTGGGTGGAGGTGCTGGGCGACGCCAAAGACGCCCTCGCCGGCGGCCGGGTGGTCACTCTGGGCAAGCACCTGCTGGAAGACGGCTCCGCCATCGCCCTGCCCGCTCCGGACACGCCCATGATCGCGCCAAATCCAGACGCCGCGACCAACGCCTCCGATAAGAGCCCGCAACGCAACAACTCCAAGGACGCATCGACCTTGCCGGCCGCGGAAGACGCCGCGGCATCCGCCAACAGGACGCAGAGCTGA